GTCCTTTCCGCGGCGGATCGCATGGAACTGATGCCTTTCGCTCAGATTTCGTCCCGGATCGGAGGGGCCTTCATCCTTATCCTTTCGAGTATTCTGTTACAGATCATAAGCTAACGGTAAAGCGTTCAAGCTCAGGGCAAGCTCAGGGGGCCTCCTTGAGCTTTAATATTAATAATTAATATTAATAATATTGATAATAAAGAAGACGTTCTTATGAACTCAGTATCGGAAAATGCGGGGATTCAAAAAAGGACATCATCCAGCATAAAATGATATATTGATATGCTATTTTCATGCCTTCGCAGATTGATTTATTTTCTCATAATAATTAGTAGAGAACCTACATGTAAAATAAATAATATCAAAATGGAGGGAAATCATATGGAATATCGCATTGAAAAAGATTCTTTAGGCGAAGTCCGTGTCCCTGTGGATAAACACTGGGGAGCGCAAACTCAGCGAAGTCTCGAAAATTTCAAAATCGGAATCGAAAAAATACCGGTAGAAAGCATCTATGCTTTTGCTCTGATGAAAAAAGGTTGTGCCCTGGCCAACAAACGCCTCGGTGTTTTGGATCCTGC
The Synergistaceae bacterium genome window above contains:
- the fumC gene encoding class II fumarate hydratase (class II family (does not require metal); tetrameric enzyme; fumarase C; reversibly converts (S)-malate to fumarate and water; functions in the TCA cycle), which gives rise to MEYRIEKDSLGEVRVPVDKHWGAQTQRSLENFKIGIEKIPVESIYAFALMKKGCALANKRLGVLDPA